Proteins from one Haloarchaeobius litoreus genomic window:
- a CDS encoding glutathione S-transferase family protein codes for MHMLVDGEWRTDAYESTTEDGEFDRQETTFRDWIRDESGAEFRPEAGRYHLYQSRACPWAHRAVVVRRLLGLEDVVSMDVVDPYRETHGWQFTPTKDGCTADTVNGADYLHEVYTAADPSFTGRVTVPVLWDRETGTIVNNESEEIIKMLADAFGEYGRYDVDLYPAELRDEIDQVIDDIYDPINNGVYRAGFAEAQSAHEDAVVELFDALEHWDEVLADQRYLVGEQPTLADVCLFTTLVRFDEVYHTHFKCNVGRLVDYGNLWGHTRDMYQLPGVAESVNMDHIKEHYYTTHTDLNPGRIVPVGPDPAFDAPHDRDDLPGDPPPALRE; via the coding sequence ATGCACATGCTCGTCGACGGGGAGTGGCGGACCGACGCGTACGAGAGCACCACCGAGGACGGCGAGTTCGACCGTCAGGAGACGACGTTCCGTGACTGGATCCGTGACGAATCCGGCGCGGAGTTCCGTCCCGAGGCGGGCCGCTACCATCTCTACCAGTCCCGGGCCTGTCCGTGGGCGCACCGGGCCGTCGTCGTGCGCCGACTGCTCGGACTGGAGGACGTCGTCAGTATGGACGTGGTCGACCCGTACCGCGAGACACACGGCTGGCAGTTCACCCCCACGAAGGACGGCTGCACCGCCGACACCGTCAACGGGGCGGACTACCTCCACGAGGTGTACACGGCGGCGGACCCGTCGTTCACCGGGCGGGTCACGGTCCCGGTCCTCTGGGACCGCGAGACGGGGACCATCGTCAACAACGAGTCCGAGGAGATAATCAAGATGCTCGCCGACGCCTTCGGCGAGTACGGCCGGTACGACGTCGACCTCTACCCGGCGGAGTTGCGTGACGAGATCGACCAGGTCATCGACGACATCTACGACCCGATCAACAACGGCGTGTACCGGGCCGGGTTCGCCGAGGCGCAGTCAGCCCACGAGGACGCGGTCGTGGAGCTGTTCGACGCGCTGGAACACTGGGACGAGGTGCTCGCAGACCAGCGGTATCTGGTCGGCGAGCAGCCCACCCTCGCGGACGTCTGTCTGTTCACCACACTGGTCAGGTTCGACGAGGTGTACCACACGCACTTCAAGTGCAACGTCGGTCGACTCGTCGACTACGGGAACCTCTGGGGACACACCCGGGACATGTACCAGCTTCCCGGCGTCGCCGAGTCGGTGAACATGGACCACATCAAGGAGCACTACTACACCACCCACACCGACCTCAACCCGGGACGGATCGTCCCGGTCGGGCCGGACCCGGCGTTCGACGCCCCCCACGACAGGGACGACCTCCCGGGTGACCCGCCGCCGGCGCTGCGCGAGTGA